In Nematostella vectensis chromosome 3, jaNemVect1.1, whole genome shotgun sequence, the genomic window TTTATAGAAAAGTATTGTTTACCCTTTGAATGAATGTTACATGCTTATTCTCTGGAAAAGCCAGCTTCTCCATGTCATCTAAAGACTTCTGCATTTCAGCATTTATCTGCGGTTATGGACATTGTGTCAGTTCCATGCACTAAGATTACTAAGCATTGTTCAATTACCGtaaaattctgataataataagcccccccccccgaatatAAGCTCCCCCACCTCGAAtataagccccccccccccccccccccccaaaggcCCTTTGAAAAGTATAAGCCCCGGGGCTTTTTATTGGAATTTTACGgtatattagaaaaaaaacttatactTGATAGATGTTGCTGACTTGGGTCCTTAACATAACCTTTAGACATCTTTAGACTCCAAGTGACAAACAGATGCACAACTAATGATACAGACACTTTTACAATCCAGATACAGACCCTTTTACAAGTGGCTAAATATTCTCTCACCTTGTCTTTTATGATGGGTAGCCTGCgtaaagttttgaaaaaagtCTTCTTTGTTCTTGTGAAGAAACctgaaaaatcaaaaacatttttattgatttttttatcgtTTAGGGGTATTGAAGAGATATTCTCAGATATTCTCAATTTCCTTATAACATCAAGTAAACAGAATCTTAATAATCCCATAATTTATTCAAGTAATGAAattcccccccaaaaaaaactaGAGCAAGATAAaatccataaaaaaatataagatcAGGCAAACTTGGCTAAAAGCTACAGCAAAATTCCAGAAAAAAATGAGTAACACATTTTGCCTAAAATGTTTAAGCTGGAAAAAATATGTTACCATGTTAAAGCTGGAAAAAATATGTTACCTCCCTGTCAGATACCAAATGGTAAATCCCTCAGTTAGAGATGAGCCTTACCCTCATCTTGCATAAAGATCCACCTAAACAAGAATCTTAAAACCTCAGTAGCCAGCCACACAGCAAAGCAAATGCTCACTGTCCAAACAACAATCTGGAATATAAATTAAATTAAGATGACATTACTAAGTTGCTATTTGTTGAAGACTGTTGATACTGACTCAAAATCTTTGCTTATCAATTTTATCAAATGTTTGTCAATAAGGTTTTTACTGGCTGTTAATAATACATAATTGGTTGCTCATATTTTTGTAATTGGTTAACAATTACCAATACCACTTTATAATCAACTCATAATTTGCTATTGATTGAAAACAATTGACACCAATATACACCAATATAATTTCTGTCGATTAAACAATAACGATGTTTGATAGGATAATCACACATACGAGCTGTAAGCCTGTGCGACGTGCACATTTTACATATCCTATCTGTTCTGTTTTCTTCATCATGGGACTTAAAGATAAACGACTTGTccgcgaaaaaaaatattgtcgcgCTGCAATTTCCACTACATGTACAAtctatatatcaaataaaagataaaagactgaattaataataataataataataataataataataattagtttatttttcactttcgCAGTCCATGGACTGAATTACAGTGACGGTCAATTACGCatacatataaatatataattaccATCTAATTTACACATGATATATTGATAATTCACTCCAAGCCTGAGGTTGCAAACTTTACGCTAACAAAATTTCCGAACCTGTCGGTTTTGGTTGCTAGAGTGACATGGTCTTTAGGTCTTAAGTTGTAGTGCGAGGACTGGTTAATTATGCGTTTGTGTATTAGGAGATGGAGTGGATTGTCAGGAGTGACCTTACGGATAAACTTACTGCATGCTATTTTCCTGCGCTCCTCAAGGGTGGGAATACCAGCCTTGGCCAGCGCGTCCGCATAGGGGATAAATGGGAATATGATAGCCAAAGCGCGCCTCTGGATCCGCTCCAGATCTTGCGATAAATATTTTGGAAGGTTGGCAAAGACTACGCATGCGTACTCCAGGATAGAGCGCACGAGACAGCAGTAAATGCTAACAAGGTCCCCTTGTGGGACACGACTCTTCTTGAGTTGCCTTATTGCGTAAAGGCGCCTGTTAGTTTTCTTCACTACGTACTCGCAGTGAGCAGCCCATGTCAGATCGTTGGAAATGTACACGCCGAGTAGCTTAAATGATGTCACTTCCTCAATATAGGTGCCACCGGTGGCAATGGGTTGGAGCTCGCAGCTATTGTAGTGAAGAAAGCTTACACGCATCTCCTTGCATTTCGTTGGATTAAGTTGCATGTTGTTATTACTGGCAAATTCTTGAATATCCGACACAATATACCTCATTATTGATGGTGAATTCCTGGGAATAACTTCCATTACTGTAAGGTCGTCGACAAACTTTGCCCTCAAGCTCCATTTGTCGACAAGCTCGTTCACCATTACAGCAAATAATATAGGCGCTAATTTTGTGCCTTGTGGGATGCCCCCATTAAGCTTTCTAGGTTGAGATTTAAACGTGCCTATTTGGACAGACTGCGACCTTTCTAATAGGAAAGCAGCAACCCACCTTACTAAGCTAGAGTGCATGTCAGAACAGGATAACTTAGATAGTAATATCTTATGATCGATTAAGTCGAAGCCCTTTCTGAAGTCGGCGAAAAAGAAACGAATGGAACAATTACCTCTGTCTAACACTTCGAGGAATTATCTcctacaagttttatttttgcaatagcctcaaactcaaaagtacCGAGTTTACTCTAAAGAGAGTAATGCACCTTCGCGTTATTGTGCATGTACTTGCACGTAattgcatctcaatgacagatagatgatctaccaaagagtgtgaggactttttgttatttgacactgtcaacaaaatatcacaaatcaaagttggaactctcatttctggcgaaatttggacacgaaaagtgctataaaagcgatctttagtcgaaaatcgaaaattcctcacacactttatgacatggcataattatctatcaGATCCCGAAAATTTGAATGTGATATCTTAAAACCCGTCGCGAGGTTACGCCCGACAAGCTTGCGTTCTTGCCTCAAAATAATATgctaaaaaagtaaaagattTGGCATGAATTCACGGTCAACAGGTcacgggaaacagcaaaggcccattttagctgtcttagaatgcgatttatggaaaaaaattttttgcaaaaataaattttaagaactattgatacaggttttgcaaaaaccacaaaaacaaacagttgtgtcaaatttacctttaccaagaccttAAGTAtcgtttttattctttttattcaTATAGTGCCACTCTGACTATTAAaaagcacccccccccccccacattcTTGCACACCTCCCTCCCTAAaaatgactaaaaaataaaaatctaatGATAATTTCTACTGTAATACATTAGTTAATAGTAAGCATTGCTAGGAATATTTCCTTTTCATAATCCATCCTTTTCCCATAAGTGACgtaacaacagaattgcataacCATTTGTTGACTATGGAACCAATATTGTTGTTTATGGAACTAGACTTATGCCCTTGTAGATTGTTAAGATTAACAAGCAAGTTCTATGATCTCATGTAATGATCTTCTTAATAAAAGAAGACAAACCTTTTTCAAAAGAAACTATACTGATAGGTACAAAATTTGAGTTAATAGGTTATGTCTAGCTAATGTCATGCTATTTTGTGACGGGTTCAAATTCCACTGCGTCATGACATGCCCCGAGAAAATGTCGAAACTGTAACCAAACTCGATCGAACATGATCTTACATGATTAACACAATATTGCACAAGTTCTTACCTCCCATGCTTCCATACCACGGGTCCATCGATGAATATGACGGCGTCCTTCAGCCAAATAAACAACGAATGTCCACTGAAACAAACAACCCATGTTGGACCGGCTTGTTGGCCGAAACTCACAAGAAAACTTTATCTACGATAACGCCACTTTTAAAAGCATAACAAATATTTACTTACACAGATCTCATTCCAATGTAAGTACTCTGGGAGATGGGGCTCAACAGTTTCCAGGAAACTCTCCCATAAACTTTTCTCGAGCATTTTGGCGAGAATGGAAGAGAAGAAGCGCGCAATCAAGCGAAAGAACCAAAGTGGAGTGCGGACGAGGCTCTCACGTGACCATCATGATGTCACATGTGTGACGGGACGGGAGGGTTAGGGACAGATAGATTGTTATGTAACCATTATAGGATTTCAACTAAAAAAATTTTGGAAGACGAGACTTGGTTATATGTCATCATTGGTCAACCATGAATTAaccgacaaaaaaaaaatccgatTCGAAAGCTATAGGAGGTCATTGTAGTAAGTATGACCATGCACCCTTTCATGAGCGAATTCAAATTTGAGATTAAGTGACCTTTTTTCTGTAACAATCGAGCTATTCTACTCTTTTTGGAAATATAGACAATGTGACGGAAAAGGGAAAAGGGGAATTCAACTAACTCGCACCAGTTTCCCTCGTCCCATAGCTGTCAACACTTCCATTGAAACCGAAGAGAGATTTGCGTGTTTCCGTGAGGTCTTTCATCGGAATTTCTTCCGTTCTCACTCCCTGTTATTCCCATCTCATCACGAGAACATGAACAACTCAGTACAGCTTTGGGACGGTCAGCTATCTGTGATCACACGGCCAGTGCCGCATGTTTCCAACCCGAGCGAAGTGATCGTGAAGGTCGCATACTCGGGCATCTGCGATCGAGACCTCCAGATCTTAGAGGGAGAATTACCAGCTGCGAAGTGTGTCGTTCTCGGTCATGAGTTTTCTGGTGTCGTGAGTGACGTTGGAAGCGACGTGAAGAATGTGTCCATAGGTGATCGGTGGGTATCAATGTTACGCTTCGGTGGATAGATTTACACTTTCCGAGAGGGGTTGAAAGATCATCTCTTGAAATGCGCGTGATCGGCGCACGGAGGCGTCGTATTTGAGTCCTacgttttaaaacaaaatatgacaTAATCTGCGATGGCTGCGCATTTCAGGCAATTAATCCCGTGCACGATTTAAATGGGTGGATGAAGGCACAGTGGGCcgaaatgaataaaaatatattcatgATCGACGCCAATTCTGCatgtttattattgaaataccgaaggttttgtttttcagattGTTTGCTTCCATTTCACGTTTATTAACTTGATCATAAATATGAAGTTTCCTGTTTCCACAGATTTTCCTAAACACTTATTTCTAGAAAATGGAGAAATTGTAGAGGTTATCTTTTGGGAAAGGaatttaaatattattttaagacCAGCTGTAACCAATAAAGGATTGCTCATTAGATATTCAAACTTCCACCCATTTCCTTTTGCTTCCCTAAAAACGTCATTTGCGTATCTACAATGATAATCATTTTATCAACGCCGATTAAACTACGATTCTAAGGTCCTATCTTTGATATATTATTCTACATTTCCCCCATTTTCTAACACGCTCCGCGACTCATACATTCTTCATAATCTGTTAATAAAAAGGTAAACAATCCGAGAGAGGTTCAATAGAAATTCTCGTTACCggaagaaagaaaacattgtCTATAAACTTGGTGACAAAGGAGGTATATACCCATTCATTCCACCAGACATTTTAAAAGAGATTTACATTTCGACTACTTTCGTACGTTTTCCCCCCTTAGAGCAAAGAATGGCATATTACCTAAACCGTTCAGTTTTTCAGTCAAATTggcgtgataaaaaaaaatgaaattttagCTGGGCGGACTGAACTGACTTTATTGGTACAATatttcgcgaaaataaagaggcGAGTCACCTTTGCAGCCGCTCGTGTCGTTCTTTCGTGTTCTCGTTTGTTTGTATCGCAGGGGAAACAATAAATTTCTCCTGCGGCCACAAAAAAACGAGAACGCGAAAGAACAGAGACGTGACACGGACTAAAAGAAacaacggcccagcctcaactgaaaattagacgtttttataaaaaaattatattagtactttactttaaaaaaaaggttgtatTTTAGTTAAGTACACTCCTTTAAAACCTTTAAATTAAGTCTTTAATATGTATTATTAAATCCGATGCATTTGTCCACAGTGTTGTTGTTAACCCTAATAGCAGCTGTAACACATGTAAGGCTTGTCGAAGAGGGCAGCCCCACTTCTGCGAAAAAGGAGGTACCGGCTCTGCAATAGGAGTCTGGAAAAATGGTGGATGGACACAGTACGCTCGTGTACATGCACCAAATATACACATCGTCCCTCCACAAGTGAGCCTCAAACAAGCAGCACTTTGTGAGCCAATATCCTGTGTACTGCATGGGCTCGACAAGTTACACCCGGCTGCCAGGGATTCCAAGATACTTGTTTCAGGAACAGGAGTGACAGGCTTACTCTGGATGTGCATCTTACACTTTCATGGATACAGAAGGGTGACAGTTATTGAGTTCTCAGAGCAGTGGAGAATGTTAGCGATGGGGCTTAATTTAGGCTTCAAAATCTTGCACCCAGACACTGTGCACACGGATTTAGTAGAAGCAACACAATCCCAAAATAATACCTGGGGATTTGACGTCATTATCGAGTGTACTGGCTTGTCAGTGTTGGTGCAAAGTGCCATAAAGTGGTTGGGGTATGGCGGCAAACTCCTTATATTCGGGAGTAGTGCAAAAGACTCTGAGGTAAAAATAAGCCCATACGAGATCCACCACAAGGAAATCCAGATTTTGGGGTCTTCTATGAatccattttcttttttacattCGGTTGAGTTAGTGAGAGACATGTCAGAGTATTTGGATTATGAAAAACTTGGGATATCTGTTTTTAAGCTAACTGACTACCAAGCTGCCTTGACAAAGCTGAAACAAGGTTCTGTTCTAAAAGCAGTTTTTGCTACCTAGTAATTAGTCTTATTTTAAGttgtataaaatatttttcagcATTAGCAAGTGAAGCTTTGTTTATGTACATCAGGGTTGCCTAATCACAGATTAGATTATCATATTACTTTTATAAATACCTAATTCCTTTATAACTTCACATATTAATGGAGTAATTTTCCAAACTTCTTTTCAAATTTATTGTTTGTAGCCTCATCGATGATCACTGTTGCAGTAATAAAACCATCTTCATCAGCTACCGTTTCGTGCACTGTTGCCTCATGGTACAGCCAACTGaaaaaaaggatattttttttgtagaaaattGCTTCATAGATTTTGGCGATCTGTGGTGTAGGAACAAAACAAGGGTCTATATAGGAAGGGAGGTGAGGTCATATTCTTTTCTGTGTCTATTTTTCAcagtgaccccccccccccccctaatgtTCCAATCTCGAATCTTGTTTgtagaaattttttttacaatataaCACCTTCTGTTGTTCAAAATTTCTGAAGCATTTTCACTGGCCAGCAAtgaaatggtttccaatcaCATCACCTCTGCAAGGTGTCGACCAATAACATAAACACCAATTGTTATTCCAGTTAGCTGGGATAACAGAGGCCAGAGAGTAGTTTAGCACATTTTACTGGCAAAAGTCCACAGAATATGAAACATTGCAGTAAAACAAATTGCTCAATATATCGgttgaaatttgaaaaaaaagattattcCTACCTTAGTTGAGGACCATCTGGGGGTATCACAACCCTCTTGATCATTCTTCCAGTTGACTTCATGATCCCTTCCTCTATGTGTTTACGGAGTAAATCCAGTCCCATTCCATGGAGAGCAGATATCTGGACTTCACATGTGTGCATATGAGACACGGTGTCCTGAAGATGCTCTGCTGAGCTAAACAACACACACAGTAAAATTAGATTTACACATGGCACTTTAATTTGAATTTGGCAAGAATTGGCTAAATTAAGACCCTCTGTCCAATTATCCCcctttttttagataaaaacAGGAGAACAGAAGAGCCAAGGCCCTGGCGGCTTATTAGATCTTTAAAAGTAATCCTTTACCATTTATCAATCTTGTTGTATACATTAATAATGGTTTTCATGAGTGCAGGTCGGAGTTTAAGCTGCTGAAGCACAGAGAGGACATCTTCATTCTGAGCCTCCTGTTCAGGGTGGCACACATCACGGACATGAACCACAAGATCCTGTAAATGAACAAAATTGTGTTTTACCTAATGTTTATATGACTCATTAAATCAATGCGTTATACAGAGTTATTATTATCATGGTATGGGCTGATCGTGGGGCAGGTTGAAAACATAAAAGGATACTCCAGGCTCGATAAGCATTGACTTGattttaattgatttttttaacgGTGGAATGTACTCCTTCACAAATATTCTACAATGCAAGCTTTCAGGTAAGACAAGTACAGGCGTTAGGGCTGGTAGCCAAAGCACTTAAAGATGCTTAAACAAGGATCTGTGGTATAAAGGGTGCATACCTATTCTATGTCTGTCAAGTGCAGAGCTCCACAACAATAACACATTGACCcttcaaccggcctgtaccggctttggaaagtacccacaacccaaaaaattcataaatgcaaactaaatgGAGGTGACAATGGAGGCTTGTTTGtctatcaagcagaatttgcttacactgttgtatgcacctaagcttgcaaaaaaggcattgttctcaggcagtgaggcaagcataattttttagggtgtgttggtaaacacattgacccctcaaccggccagTACCgactttgggaagtacccacaaccaaaaaaattcataaatgcaaactaaacacaacaagatgaagatactcaggcatcagtctaaggtataaatggtcttgaagatatacATACAACCAAGTTGTGgaaactactcttaagccaaataatagcacaggttctttgacaaatttcaaattgaacaaggaaagaaaagcagaatcacccctctcaataaaaggctcaaaatacaacacaagggagagagataagcaaacacagctcaagacacaaatagatacctttattctgatcctccaggtccatttccatggcctcaaaacacaatgtccactccttgaaggcttgtaaaaccacgaagatgccttcACGGAtcgcaaagcattctgggagatccagggaaaaattcacgagggagcgccagtcaacactcctctccccaaagtcagatggttgtttatcaccccgaagccaaacaaatcaagtccaggtcatacagacccagaatagcagtgtaaattttggaatcaatttggtttcagaaaagacagcaattaggagagctgtgatgattcaagaaaattattttctcatccaggcaaagccaaacaagaaa contains:
- the LOC5519969 gene encoding D-arabinitol dehydrogenase 1 is translated as MNNSVQLWDGQLSVITRPVPHVSNPSEVIVKVAYSGICDRDLQILEGELPAAKCVVLGHEFSGVVSDVGSDVKNVSIGDRVVVNPNSSCNTCKACRRGQPHFCEKGGTGSAIGVWKNGGWTQYARVHAPNIHIVPPQVSLKQAALCEPISCVLHGLDKLHPAARDSKILVSGTGVTGLLWMCILHFHGYRRVTVIEFSEQWRMLAMGLNLGFKILHPDTVHTDLVEATQSQNNTWGFDVIIECTGLSVLVQSAIKWLGYGGKLLIFGSSAKDSEVKISPYEIHHKEIQILGSSMNPFSFLHSVELVRDMSEYLDYEKLGISVFKLTDYQAALTKLKQGSVLKAVFAT